The Funiculus sociatus GB2-C1 DNA segment CGTTGTTAAGCCTGGGATCGGCTGGCGTTCCACCACCCGGTGACTGTAAGTTGAGAATCCGCTGGATATGGTCATTTAGGCTCAGCTTCTCCTGTTCTACAAGCTGATGAATTGCAATCTTCGTGAGTGGCTTACTGCAACTGGCAATTCGGAAAAGACTTGTCGGTTGAGTAATCGGATATCCTGGCTCTGCCCACGTATACGCACGAGCGAATACTAGCTTGCTATCCTTAACGATGGCTAACGAGCCAGCACGGACGTTGTGCTTTTGCATCAGGCTTTTCACATAATCGTCAAACCCCGAGAGTGACGGTACTTCTTTACCTGTGACAGTCCATTTGCGTGAGATGGGCGTCTCGTTTTTTGCGAAGATTGCCGCAAAGCGGACACCGCTGCCCTCCCCGCTTGCTTGTACGCAGATTGGATAAAATCCACTGCTCGTCAGTTCATCGAATTTACTTTGGTAACCACTGCTAGTCAGGTTGTGATGAGCCACCCAATCGCCGATTAAGTTGTCGTGCCAAATTGCCAAGTACTTCTCGCTAGCTGAGAGGGTTACAAAATCGGGGCGCACCCACCCTGCTGTGTAAGCATTGAATTTATTTTGGTAGTCGGCAGCACTGTCGCCAAGGCTATAATTCCAGGCAATGTCGCTCGTATTCTTCTCCCAGATGCCTGCATAAACTGGGTTATTAGCCGTGCCGTAAACAGTGGCACAACTAAGGATGAAGCCATTGTCCCGTGCCCAGTTACACTGCTTTATAAACTCATCCTGAGAAATGCCATGCTTGGCAGTGAAAGGCGTTGAATCTTTCTCAAAGACACCAGCGAAAACTGCGTCTGAGCCATTACCAGTAGCTGTGACCATCGTGGGGCGATAACCCTTCTCGGTCCAGCTGTTGAAAAACTGCTGGTACTCGCTGGCGCTCTTGCCGTGAAATGCCGCCCAGGCCGATCCACCTTTCTCAACCCACACCGCAGCATAACGCGGACTATCCGAATCGTTATAAAGGCTCAGCGAAATCATTCGGTAGCCTTGTTGGCTCAAGGAATTGAACTGCACTTGGTGCTCTGCGCCTGTCTTGCCGTGGTAGGCTATGAACTTTGGCATTGTTGTCTTTCTCCTTTGTTTTAAGTTTCTATATTCGAGAATGAAGAGACTGCAAGCCCAGAGCTATAACCTCTTAAGACTTGACGAAGGAAGGTCATAGCAATCGCTGCTTACCAGCTAGCGCATTGCACTTCTAGACTCTACAAATTCATCAAAACTTGCACCTGACCGAGATCGAGACTGAGAATATACTTATTTGTTACGGACTTTCGAGTGACTTACCTTGCTAAAATCTGCATAGCTTTCGGGGAATAGGCTATGTAACGCTCGCTCAAAGTTCACCGCGACTGGATTGAGCAAGATAAATTAGCCCTCCAGCGCAATGGATTCCGCAGCCAAAGCACCCTAGCTGAAGAGTTAGGACTCGATTTAGCCACTGTCAGCAGGTTCCTCATCGGAAAAACTGTTGATTATGCAACTTTTGTGGAAATCTGAAGGCTTCTGTTTTTGTTTTAAACAGTATTGCCACGGGGAGAAATGCATGGTGCAAACCGCACAATACGATCTCTTTATCTCATATGCCGATGCTGACAGTGCCAAATGCCAGCATGAATATTAGGGGTGCGATTGGTTTAACGGCAGCTCAGAAGGCAACTTTAAAAGCGCTGGGACTTGTAGAGAGCGATTAGTTCGGTGCTATGCTTCAGGCAGAGTCACTCATTAGACATCCCTAGAAATTAAGATTCAGCTACCGTGGTACAAAGATTTTAGGTTAATTATCGGAGATGTCTATTGGAAATTTCAGAAAATTAATCTGAAAGCTTTCTAGCAGTTGAAGTGAAGTTTAATTCCTAGGATGTCTATTCAGACAAACCCTCCTTTACCGATACTTTTTTATGAGTATAGAGAACTCTGAATCTAAGAAGCCTGACGACCCTCGGTCTCCTGGCGTGACGGATAGAGATGCGATCGCACCTCAACAGCCGGAGCAGGAGGGTGAGGTTGTTAGAAGACCAATAGCACCAGATGTAACAGACACTCCAGCCAAGCCTGATGACCCCCGTTCTCCAGGTGTGACAGATCGAGATGCGATCGCACCTAAAAAACCAGATCAGGAGGTTGAGGTCGTTAGAAGACCAATTGTACCAGATGTAACAGATAGTCCAACGAAGTCTGATGACCCCCGGTCTCCCGGCGTGACAGATCGCGGAGATATTTCTACAGAGGAAATTACGGCTAGTACCACTAAGGAAACTGAGACTGTTAGAAGGCTAATTGTGCCTGAAGAAGTTGAGTCTGAGGACTAATCTTCTTCTAGCAAATAGAAAGAATAAGTTTATGTGCGGTACTCTCGCCAATATTGCAGGGCAACCAAAACTTGGTTTTCAACCGTCAATTTTGGGCAGCGGGATTGGTTTTTGACTCCGATCTGCTTAGGAAAATCAGGAATTAAGGCTTCTGTTTTTGTTTTGAACAGTATTGCTACTGGGAGAGTGCATAGTGCAAACGGCACAATACGACCTCTTTATTTCCTATGCCGATGCTGACAGTGGCTGGGTAGAAGGCTACTTACTCGACAGCTTGAAGCAGGCTGGTGTGCGCTACCACTCAGAAGCAGCATTTGCTCTAGGTACGGTTCGGCTTCTAGAATTTGAGCGTGCCATTGAGCAAAGCGATCGCACGTTGCTGGTGCTTTCCCCAGCCTATCTGGCAGACGGCTTTAACCAATTCATTGACCTCTTGGCTCAGTGCTATGGCTTTGACTTAGCAACGTGGCCAGTTATCCCTCTCGTCTTACAGTCGGTCAAACTGCCACCTCGCTTAAATGCTCTCGTTAAACTCAATGCCACTAATCCAACTGAGTGGGAAGAGGCTACCCGCCGCCTCTGCACTGACTTAAAGCAGCCCGTACCTGCTCTCTCTCCTAAGTCGCTCTGTCCATACCCAGGAATGGTACCTTTCAGTGAAGACAATTGCGATCGCTTCTTCGGGCGTGACGCGGAAGTAAAGAAACTCATAGAGCGCCTACGCCTGCACCCCTTCATCTCTGTGATTGGTCCTTCAGGAAATGGAAAATCCTCTCTAGTGTTTGCGGGACTCATTCCTGCCCTGCGCCGAAGCGGACTCTTCGGTTCTGGCGAGTGGCTAGTTCGCTCTATCCGCCCTGGCGAGACACCTCTAAGTGAGCTAGAAACTGCATTAGGGAATGACCTTGCTAATCCTACGCGGGCAGTAACACAGGCTCTAGCTAGCCAGCCGAATGCTCAACGATTGCTATTAGTCATAGACCAGTTTGAGGAGGTGTTTACACTTGCCGGAAAGGAGGCAGCACCCTTCCAGAAAGCATTGCTGCACCTAATTGATACTCCCAACTGCTACTTAATTTTGACTGTCCGAGCTGACTTTTATTCCGAGCTGATGGAGTCACCGCTCTGGCGAAACATTCAATCTTACCGAATGGAGATAGTGCCTCTAGATGCGGTAGGATTGCGTGAGGCAATCATCAGACCCGCTGAGAGTGTCGGTGTGTTCATAGAAGCAGCGCTAATAGAACGCTTAGTGGCAGATGCAGCTGGGGAGCCAGGAGCTTTACCCCTGATTCAAGAGACGCTGGTGTTGTTATGGGAGAAAGTGGAGCGGCGATTCTTGCCCCTGAGAGCTTATGAAGCTCTAGTACTCACCAGCCAAGCCTACAGCAACTTTGATGGTAGCAACCGCACAGGATTGCAAGCCGCGATCGCCAATCGTGCTGATTTTGCTCTAGTTGCTCTAAGTGAGGAAGAGCGGCAGGTCGCTCGCCGGATCTTCCTCCGGCTGATTCAGTTTGGCGAGGGACGTGCCGATACCCGCCGCCAGCAATCGGTTGAGCAGTTACGGGTGTCCAGTGATAATGCATCCCAGTTTGACCAGACGCTACTCTATTTAGCAGATCGTCGCCTATTAACCCTTAGCGGTGGGGAGAAGGACTCTAGCAGAAAAGTAGATATTGCTCACGAAGCCCTGATTAGTGGCTGGCCTGCTCTACGGTGGTGGCTCACTGAACGTCGGGAAGCGGAACAGATTCGTAGGCGACTGATGCGTCAAGTAGAGGAGTGGGTACGCTTAGGTAAAGGTAGTGGGGGTCTGCTGGATGAGGTTGAACTGGCTGAAGCAGAGCGTTGGCTGGAGAGTCCTGATGCTGCCGAACTGGGCTATGATGAAACACTGCTTACACTGGTAGAAGCCAGCAAGAGGGCTATTCAGGAAGCAAAAGAGCGAGAAGAAGCAGCTAGACAACGAGAGTTAGACCTGATCCGAGAAAGACTAGAGCAGGAAGAGAAAGCATCAGAGCAGGAAAGAAGAGCGCGTAAAGCAGCTCAGACGCGCACGAAAGTTGCAATTACCGCTGCGGGGCTAGTGAGCATAGCAACAGTCGCCGCTTTGTGGCAGTGGAACCAAGCCGTGCAGAGCGAAATCGAGACTTTAACGGCATTGTCCAAATCTCAGCTTTCTCAAAATAACCAGCTTGAAGGACTGATGGAGAGTGTCAGGGCAGGAAAAAAACTCAAGCAGCCAATTTTTTGGCTGCCAAACCGAGTTCGCCTAGAGACTGTGGCAACTCTTGCAAAGGCAGTTTACGAAGTACAAGAACGCGATCGCCTAGAAGGGCATAGCCGTGAAGTCCGGAGCGTGAGTTTCAGCCCGGACGGTAGTATGATTGCCACAGCTAGTAAGGACGCCACCATCAGACTCTGGAGCCTCGATGAGAGAGAACTCCCACCCCCACTAAAGCTTGATGATATTAGTGTTACCAGTGTGAGTTTCAGCCCGGACAGCCAAATGATTGCTTCAGGCAATGAAGACGGCATGGTGACACTCTGGAACCCTGATGGCAAGAAACTCCGCTCCTTCCGGGCTCACAATCAAAATGTACAAATAAATAGCGTGAGTTTCAGTCCCGACGGTCAAAAAATTGCGTCGGCTGCTGCTGAGCGCACCATCAAACTCTGGAACCGCGATGGTAAGCCGCTCGGAACCTTAAAGGGACACACAGGTGAAGTTACTAGGGTGAGTTTTAGCCCAAACGACGAGATGATTGCTTCTGCCAGTGCGGACAACACCGTTAAGCTTTGGAGCAAGGAGGGCAAGCTGCTACAAACCTTTAGTCACACCGCTTTTGTGAAAAGCGTAAGTTTCAGCCCTGATGGCCAATTCCTTGCCTCTGCCAGTGAGGACGGCACTGTCCGGTTCTGGAACCCCAACGATAAACAACCTATACCACCCCTATATGATCGTCATAATGGTTCAGTGAACGATGTAAGTTTCAACCCCAAAGGTCAAATCTTTGCCTTTGCCTCCGCTAGTGAGGACAACACTGTCAAACTCTGGAGAAAGGACGGCATTCTGCTAGAAACACTGAAGGGTCACACCGCTCCAGTGAAAAGCGTAAGCTTCAGCCCCGACGGCAAAACCCTTGTCTCAGTCGGGGACGATAACACTGTTAGAATCTGGGATCTCAACGACGAAACCCTTGTCTCAGTCGGGGACGATAACACTGTTAGAATCTGGAACCCCAACAACAACTCTTCTTCCAAAGTCCTAACGGGTCATTCCGATCCAGTTAGTAGCTTGAGTTTCAGTCCTAAAGGTCAAATTCTTGCTTCGGTCAGCAGCGACGTAGTGAAACTCTGGAGCCTCCCTGGTGGTGAGGAACGTACCCTAAAACCTTCCTTAAAAGGCTATGTTGTAGCTTTCAGTCCAGACGGAAAAACGATTGCGATTGCTTCAAGCAGTGACAATCCTGAGAACAACACTATTAAACTCCAGAACCTCAACGGTCAAAAACGTAAAACCTTGGGAGATCTTAAGGATATGGTTACCAGTTTAAGTTTTAGTCCAGATGGGAAGATGATTGCCTCCGTTAGCGAGGGCGAGGACAAGAGCGTTATTAAACTTTGGAATCTCAACGGCGAAAAGGTCGAAAGTTGGGATCAAAGCGAGGCAGTTAGTAGCATAAGTTTCAGTCCAAACAGCCCAATGCTTGCTTTAGGCGGTCAGGACGGTACTTTAAAACTCTGGAACTTCAAGAATAATGAACTAAAGGACTTGGGGCAACACCAACAGAGAGTCACCAGCGTGAGTTTCAGTCCTGATGGGCAAATGATTGCCTCTGCCAGCGAGGACAACACTGTTAAGCTCTGGAACCTTGATGGCAAAGAGCTTCAAACTCTCAGAGGTCACAACAGCCGAGTCACCAGCGTGAGTTTTAGTTCAGATGGTCAAATGATTGCCTCCGCCAGCGAGGACAAGACTATTAAGCTCTGGAGTCGCGATGGCAAAGAACTCGCAACCTTAAAAGGGCGTGACGCTCCTATCCGGAGGGTCAGTTTTAGTCAGGATAGCAAAATGATTACAGCAGGCAGTGATAACACAGTAATTCTCTGGAGCTTGGACTTAGACCATTTGCTAGATCGTGGTTGCAAGTGGCTGGGGCGGAGTAATTACCTGAAGACTAAAAAGGAGTATCAAGAAGTCTGTAGATAATGCTTAAAATATTGATAGATTGTACCCAATATTCACCCCGATTGAGAGGTCGTTTAAGTTATCGATCTCCTTACCTCTGAGTCGATTATACGAGTCTCCAAATAGGTAAGATAGTGAACCACTGATAAATGTATTCCGATTAAGATAGTAAACTGCCAGAGCACTTACCTGCTGTCGCGTATTAAGGAGATCTTGACGCGTGAAGTCATCAAATACAACCTGATAGTCCAGCCTCCCTTGCAGCCGAGGAGTGATGTCATAGCGCAAGCCCAGCGTTAAGGTGTTCCTCACCAGACTTCTGTCGATCGGGGAGGCGAAACTCGCTCGAAGTTCATAGCCTGAGTCTAAACCTAGCTTGGATGAGAGCCGATCCCGTCGCCCTACTGCAAGCCGCACTGAATTGTCTACTAAGTCATTGGACGAACCATTCTCGTAGAGACGCTCCTGTACCCATCCCAGTTCAGCGGCAGTGTTGTTTCCCAATTGTTGTTGAACTCCAAAACTAAAGTTCAATGCGTTGTAGCCATATTCCGATGTAAATAGCACTGAGCTACCTCCAGCCCCGGCTACTAGGCGTGTCTCCGATCCCAGGTCAAGTGTTCCTCGAAGAAGAGCGCTGTTAACGAACACTGTATCTCGGTTAGGTGCTGAAGAATTGATACTAGAATTGGTTTGCGCTGAAGAGCGCAACAGCAGCTCTAAATTTGGCTGACGGCGAGAGGATTCCTGCTGCGGAGGGCGAATAATATCAGGCTTCCTAAGCTCGCCGTCAGACTCATCGGGAGTGGAAGG contains these protein-coding regions:
- a CDS encoding serine hydrolase; the protein is MPKFIAYHGKTGAEHQVQFNSLSQQGYRMISLSLYNDSDSPRYAAVWVEKGGSAWAAFHGKSASEYQQFFNSWTEKGYRPTMVTATGNGSDAVFAGVFEKDSTPFTAKHGISQDEFIKQCNWARDNGFILSCATVYGTANNPVYAGIWEKNTSDIAWNYSLGDSAADYQNKFNAYTAGWVRPDFVTLSASEKYLAIWHDNLIGDWVAHHNLTSSGYQSKFDELTSSGFYPICVQASGEGSGVRFAAIFAKNETPISRKWTVTGKEVPSLSGFDDYVKSLMQKHNVRAGSLAIVKDSKLVFARAYTWAEPGYPITQPTSLFRIASCSKPLTKIAIHQLVEQEKLSLNDHIQRILNLQSPGGGTPADPRLNNVKVEHLIKHLGGWNVRAKEIPQLGFDPMFHDVETAEAFGKSVPVTKYQIASYMTGQPMQFDPGTDPLGNQYSNYGYSLLGQIVEKKRPGFNYTEAVKNSIFTPLGVTRPRLGRSLLANQASGEVRYHGKIPSVGRSVMTSERPWVPGAYGRFNIENMDSHGGWVMAAPDYAKVLAAFDLDNNPLFKKEETAQGVGLLNHTGGLHGTSTVVLRSGKLSFVLFFNQDNVELPNFDQLNDIAKKVPNWSNADLFPTVGIPA
- a CDS encoding eIF2A-related protein; its protein translation is MQTAQYDLFISYADADSGWVEGYLLDSLKQAGVRYHSEAAFALGTVRLLEFERAIEQSDRTLLVLSPAYLADGFNQFIDLLAQCYGFDLATWPVIPLVLQSVKLPPRLNALVKLNATNPTEWEEATRRLCTDLKQPVPALSPKSLCPYPGMVPFSEDNCDRFFGRDAEVKKLIERLRLHPFISVIGPSGNGKSSLVFAGLIPALRRSGLFGSGEWLVRSIRPGETPLSELETALGNDLANPTRAVTQALASQPNAQRLLLVIDQFEEVFTLAGKEAAPFQKALLHLIDTPNCYLILTVRADFYSELMESPLWRNIQSYRMEIVPLDAVGLREAIIRPAESVGVFIEAALIERLVADAAGEPGALPLIQETLVLLWEKVERRFLPLRAYEALVLTSQAYSNFDGSNRTGLQAAIANRADFALVALSEEERQVARRIFLRLIQFGEGRADTRRQQSVEQLRVSSDNASQFDQTLLYLADRRLLTLSGGEKDSSRKVDIAHEALISGWPALRWWLTERREAEQIRRRLMRQVEEWVRLGKGSGGLLDEVELAEAERWLESPDAAELGYDETLLTLVEASKRAIQEAKEREEAARQRELDLIRERLEQEEKASEQERRARKAAQTRTKVAITAAGLVSIATVAALWQWNQAVQSEIETLTALSKSQLSQNNQLEGLMESVRAGKKLKQPIFWLPNRVRLETVATLAKAVYEVQERDRLEGHSREVRSVSFSPDGSMIATASKDATIRLWSLDERELPPPLKLDDISVTSVSFSPDSQMIASGNEDGMVTLWNPDGKKLRSFRAHNQNVQINSVSFSPDGQKIASAAAERTIKLWNRDGKPLGTLKGHTGEVTRVSFSPNDEMIASASADNTVKLWSKEGKLLQTFSHTAFVKSVSFSPDGQFLASASEDGTVRFWNPNDKQPIPPLYDRHNGSVNDVSFNPKGQIFAFASASEDNTVKLWRKDGILLETLKGHTAPVKSVSFSPDGKTLVSVGDDNTVRIWDLNDETLVSVGDDNTVRIWNPNNNSSSKVLTGHSDPVSSLSFSPKGQILASVSSDVVKLWSLPGGEERTLKPSLKGYVVAFSPDGKTIAIASSSDNPENNTIKLQNLNGQKRKTLGDLKDMVTSLSFSPDGKMIASVSEGEDKSVIKLWNLNGEKVESWDQSEAVSSISFSPNSPMLALGGQDGTLKLWNFKNNELKDLGQHQQRVTSVSFSPDGQMIASASEDNTVKLWNLDGKELQTLRGHNSRVTSVSFSSDGQMIASASEDKTIKLWSRDGKELATLKGRDAPIRRVSFSQDSKMITAGSDNTVILWSLDLDHLLDRGCKWLGRSNYLKTKKEYQEVCR
- a CDS encoding outer membrane beta-barrel protein yields the protein MRIVAVVFFCSSTFVAWVFNYRAIASLSPEPLQNQNPSASAKGIETPEVGVYSEVTTVPTVEVTRLLETQVERGEVKMPVLKLTDLTPVSRTAADLLPLERLQAQNPVLEEKPESFPEVPPPPPDEPSTPDESDGELRKPDIIRPPQQESSRRQPNLELLLRSSAQTNSSINSSAPNRDTVFVNSALLRGTLDLGSETRLVAGAGGSSVLFTSEYGYNALNFSFGVQQQLGNNTAAELGWVQERLYENGSSNDLVDNSVRLAVGRRDRLSSKLGLDSGYELRASFASPIDRSLVRNTLTLGLRYDITPRLQGRLDYQVVFDDFTRQDLLNTRQQVSALAVYYLNRNTFISGSLSYLFGDSYNRLRGKEIDNLNDLSIGVNIGYNLSIF